CGAAAGGTCCGGGGGTTTTTTTATGACCTAAAACTTAAGCGAGGAACAGAGAATGAGTAGCAGCATAAAATTCTGTTGTCCGCATTGTAAGGCGGGGAACTAACTATGAATGGTGCACAGTGGGTGGTACATGCTTTGCGAGCTCAGGGAGTGGATACCGTATTTGGCTATCCGGGCGGGGCGATAATGCCGGTTTATGATGCGTTATACGACGGCGGCGTGGAACACCTACTGTGTCGGCATGAGCAGGGCGCAGCAATGGCGGCCATCGGCTATGCACGCGCTACCGGTAAAACCGGCGTATGTATCGCTACCTCCGGGCCAGGCGCTACCAATCTGATCACGGGCCTTGCGGATGCGCTGCTGGATTCGGTTCCCGTTGTGGCAATCACCGGGCAGGTCGCGGCGCCGCTTATCGGTACCGATGCCTTTCAGGAAGTCGACGTACTCGGTCTGTCGCTTGCCTGTACCAAACACAGCTTTCTCGTAGAGTCGCTGGACGAGCTGCCGGAAATCATGGCGCATGCTTTTCATCTGGCGAGCTCGGGTCGTCCTGGGCCGGTACTGATCGATATTCCTAAAGACATTCAACTGGCCAGTGGGGAGCTTGAGCCATGGCTTTCCAGTGTCGAGGATACGTTTGTTATCCCTCAGGCGGAGCTGGAACAGGCGCGTACCTTACTGAGCCAGGCTGAAAAACCTATGCTCTATGTCGGCGGTGGCGTCGGCATGGCGCAGGCGGTGCCGGCGCTGCGCGAATTTATGGCGCAAACGCAGATCCCTTGCGCGGTCACGCTGAAAGGGCTTGGCGCTGTGGAAGCGAGCTATCCGTGGTATGTCGGCATGCTGGGTATGCACGGCACTAAAGCCGCGAACCTGGCGGTGCAGGAGTGCGATTTGCTGATAGCGGTTGGCGCGCGCTTTGACGATCGCGTCACCGGTAAGCTCAATACTTTTGCTCCCCACGCCAAAGTTATCCATATGGATATCGATCCGGCTGAACTGAACAAGCTGCGTCAGGCGCATGTAGGGCTGCAGGGCGATCTCAATGCTTTATTACCCGCGCTGCAACGTCCGATGACGATCGACGCCTGGCGTGAGCGCGTCGCGGCGCTGCGAAGTGAACATGACTGGCGTTACGATCATCCCGGCGAAGGCATTTTTGCACCGTTGTTATTAAAGCAGCTCTCTGACCGCAAACCGGCAAACAGCGTTGTGACCACCGATGTAGGCCAGCATCAGATGTGGGCGGCGCAGCACATGCGCTTTAGCCGCCCGGAAAATTTCATCACCTCAAGTGGTCTCGGCACGATGGGGTTTGGACTGCCCGCGGCGGTAGGTGCACAAGTGGCGCGCCCTGACGATACCGTTATCTGCGTGACGGGCGACGGCTCCTTCATGATGAACATTCAGGAGCTGGGTACCGTGAAGCGTAAGCAATTGCCCCTGAAGATTGTTCTGCTGGATAACCAGCGCCTTGGAATGGTGCGCCAGTGGCAGCAGCTTTTCTTCTCAGAGCGTTATAGCGAGACGAATCTGTCTGATA
This DNA window, taken from Cronobacter universalis NCTC 9529, encodes the following:
- the ilvG gene encoding acetolactate synthase 2 catalytic subunit, with translation MNGAQWVVHALRAQGVDTVFGYPGGAIMPVYDALYDGGVEHLLCRHEQGAAMAAIGYARATGKTGVCIATSGPGATNLITGLADALLDSVPVVAITGQVAAPLIGTDAFQEVDVLGLSLACTKHSFLVESLDELPEIMAHAFHLASSGRPGPVLIDIPKDIQLASGELEPWLSSVEDTFVIPQAELEQARTLLSQAEKPMLYVGGGVGMAQAVPALREFMAQTQIPCAVTLKGLGAVEASYPWYVGMLGMHGTKAANLAVQECDLLIAVGARFDDRVTGKLNTFAPHAKVIHMDIDPAELNKLRQAHVGLQGDLNALLPALQRPMTIDAWRERVAALRSEHDWRYDHPGEGIFAPLLLKQLSDRKPANSVVTTDVGQHQMWAAQHMRFSRPENFITSSGLGTMGFGLPAAVGAQVARPDDTVICVTGDGSFMMNIQELGTVKRKQLPLKIVLLDNQRLGMVRQWQQLFFSERYSETNLSDNPDFLTLASAFGIAGQRITRKDQVEAALEAMFNSEGPYLLHVSIDEAENVWPLVPPGASNSQMLEKIS